In the genome of Aedes aegypti strain LVP_AGWG chromosome 2, AaegL5.0 Primary Assembly, whole genome shotgun sequence, the window AACATGAACTCTTCGTTGCACTCTTTAACCATTTGATCGGCGCGTTGATCTTGCGCGGTGATGAAGTTATGATACACCACTCCATTGGAGCGATTCCAACAGGTGAATGAACCCCGATGCGCGGTCAAGGCGAGGAACGCAATCTGCTTGGCCGTCAGATTGGCCTCTGGCAAATGATCTTCTATTGAGTTGATCTTAAATTATAGTTTTGAACGTATGCTACTTACCTTCTATCGAGGTTTTGATCGTACGAATGACACTGGTCCAAAGTTTGGCATGATCGATTTCTACCCTTCCGATCGCAGGATAAACGAAAGCGATCTACAGTTCCAGCGAAAAAGGAGAAATATCAATATGGCGGGAAAATGTAAGTTGTAAAATCACGCTTACAGGATCACTCGCCGATCCAACCACTTCCAGTCGGCATGAATCGCGGAACACTGCGTAGACATAGCACTTGACCAACGTTGCATCTATGTTCAACGCTGCAACGTACTTAACTGCGGTTCCCATGATAGTCCCTTTACGACAAATCTGCAACTTTTTCGGCACACTTGGTAAGGAAAAACGAACTCTATCTAACCAACTACGACGATCGCAAGTCAACGACTGATTTCGTTGTAAAACATTTTCCATCCTATGGACGGATCAGCGTAGACGCaatttatgaattattaaaaatttagcGAAGCGTAACAATGCGTTTGGTCAGTGTTTCGGTAGTTTTGAACGTAAAACGTGAATGAAAAGGAAAGGTACAAATGGTTTGTTCggtttgggttaaaaacaatttATTACCTAAATATCATTATCACAAGTTCAGTTCAGGCTGTTTAGCTCTTCAGCAATATACCACCGCTTAAATCGTTCGACGGCTCGCTCCCACGATCGCATACTGTTCAGGCATTTACTCTTGTTCGCCGGGTTTGGTTCGAAGACTCGCTCGATTTTTCTGATATCGATCAGTTCTTGTTTGCTGTGCCAGATGCCTACATTGAGTCCGGCAAGAAACATCGCTCCTAACGCCGTAGAATCTGCCACTTCACCTCGTTCCACGGGCAATCCCGTGAGATCTGCCAATGTTTGGCAAATGAAATCGTTTCGAGAAACCCCTCCATCAACCTTGATTCTGGTGAAAGTATACCGCGTTTCTTCCAATGCACAGACGTAAAGCAGTGCAATTCGGTATGCAAGACTTTCGAGAATCGCTCGTACCAAGTGTTCTTTCCTTGTTGAAGCTTTGATGCCTATGAAGCCGGTTCCAGCGGTGTCGTCACGAATCGGTGGCTAAAATTGAATGTCTTAGAAACATGTCGAATATATTTCGATATAGGATCACATACCCCAAGTCCGCTGAATGCTGGAATGAATGAAACTCCGTCCGAGTCGGGAACGGATAGTGCCATGGTGGCACTGTCACGAGGATCCGTGAACAGTCCTATGCTCATAGCCCATTCAATTATGGACCCATTGTCATTGGAAGCTCCTTCCATAAGATATACCAACTCAGGGCTGTCACATGTGGCCATTTTGTATCCAACCAATGGATACAATCCGTGGACGGAGGCCAAACACGTGGCCCCAGTATTGACGTTCAAGAACGACCCCGTGCCCATAGTGATCTTGACTTCACCTTTTTCGAAGCAACAGTTACCCCACAGCGAGGCGGATTGGTCGGAAATCTgcgaaaacatttcaaatgcgtTACGTATCGATTTAAATGAAAGCAATTCGGTGTATCTTACCGAGGTTCCTATCTTGATTGGGCTGCCAAACAGCGATTCGTCAACGTATCCAAAATCATAAGAATTATCAACAACTTTTGGTAGAAGCTCTTTCTATAAGATAACTTGAGTTTAAAACTGATATACTATGAAAAAATTGATGCACAAACCTTAATATCGAACAAATTTAAGGCCCAGCCGGCCCACTCCTGCCCGAACGGGTCGTAGAAACCCGTCGAGGTACAATTGGTCACGTCTCCAATGTGTTCCACGACCCGGGATTGGTCCAGACCTTGGCGCAGTCGATACAGCAGCCAGGAATCGATCGTTCCGTACAAAACGTTGCCATCCTTGACGTCCCGCTGCAGATCGGCGTTGTTCTGCAGAACCCATGCCAAGCGCATCGTAACCTGTGGATTCATCAGCTTGATGACGCTGCCCGCGAGGAAACGCTTGTTTCGGGTGAAAAAATGCAGCAGCTTGGCGCCTGCTTTCAATGCTCTGCAATTAACAGAATGTTCAACATATTGGTTGTTGGGGTTCAAAATGATTGTACCTTAGCTTAAAACTTCGGTTCCACTGCTGGACGAGCGTATCCGCGCGGAGGTCCTTCCAGGTGATAAAGTTGTGGTACACATTTCCGGTCAGCTTATTCCAACAGGTAAACGTGTTTCGTTGCGTTGTTATACTCAGGCAAGCGATTTGTTTGGCAGTGAGTTTAGCATCTGGATAGGGAAAAACTGGGCAGTAGTATTTGCTATCTTCATATCCTAACATTAGGCACTTAATCAATAATTACGTAAAGGTTGCTTCTAGTTGTGCTAAAACGTTCGAATCACAAGTACGCATTACAAACAATCAAATAGTTTTCACACCTACCGGTAAGTTCAAACCAACCGGAGTTTTATTTGCATGAAACTAGTGAATCGCAGTTGGATATATAGACATATAGACTTGGAAATGCGCCATCGAAAGTTGTTTAGTCCAAACAAATATTACATACCGTGAAAccttcatgagtcgatgttccatgactgaTATCGATTCATGGAACCATAGTGGAACTATGTTGCCCCTCAAGGGATTTGTTTCACCACTCGATGTTTCCAGGagttgatggtcccttcagatatcgactcatggaggtttgactgtagatATATTCAACCTTTTTTCAGTGAGTCAAACTCTAAATTTTTATAGACgtatctatttttttaaattggtattTGATATGATAGCATATGAATAAGtctttagctgcacaaattctAAAATAATTTACTCATATATGAAATTAAGAATATTCTTTCCTTCCTATATGGAACATATGTTGTGAAtaataattcattaattattcaaTCAAATTAAAACACTTTGATTTACTTCACGGTTTAGGGataattttattgaacataATCTCATCAGGTCATTATCAGTAAGTATTCTACTCTATCGATACATTATAATATTTACATGCGTATTTCTTGTTTCACGTTCGCATcctatgagccattttacgaagcaggtcaaatgacaggagacctgggatttttcaatcatcatcGTCAGTtatggcgatgatgatggttgatgactgtgcgcatttcaagcgtagcttttcatacaggcaaaaacttaaatggagaaaaaatattaaaatatttctgatcacaaaaatgcctttttatgtgaaatataggtaaaaaagaggtagctgatacaataactaggtgtaaagTTGCagtaacaaacatttttggatctcttttttgtcatttccttcatgtcctcgtttggtaagatgaggcgttgttaaaaatcacgctggatttaatcccaggtctcctgtcaattgacgccgtttcggcgatcagctgttccgaaacgtctcgtaaaatggcttattgcaCACATTTATATTGACTACAG includes:
- the LOC5570676 gene encoding putative glycerol kinase 5, yielding MRLRLRSSAITSEAFLSTTAERYIASLDIGTTTIRCFIYAANRDIGKLEVVGSAFEQVELVYPAPGQVEIVPSQLWDSVISTIANAIKNAKLTAKQIACLSITTQRNTFTCWNKLTGNVYHNFITWKDLRADTLVQQWNRSFKLRALKAGAKLLHFFTRNKRFLAGSVIKLMNPQVTMRLAWVLQNNADLQRDVKDGNVLYGTIDSWLLYRLRQGLDQSRVVEHIGDVTNCTSTGFYDPFGQEWAGWALNLFDIKKELLPKVVDNSYDFGYVDESLFGSPIKIGTSISDQSASLWGNCCFEKGEVKITMGTGSFLNVNTGATCLASVHGLYPLVGYKMATCDSPELVYLMEGASNDNGSIIEWAMSIGLFTDPRDSATMALSVPDSDGVSFIPAFSGLGPPIRDDTAGTGFIGIKASTRKEHLVRAILESLAYRIALLYVCALEETRYTFTRIKVDGGVSRNDFICQTLADLTGLPVERGEVADSTALGAMFLAGLNVGIWHSKQELIDIRKIERVFEPNPANKSKCLNSMRSWERAVERFKRWYIAEELNSLN